The following are encoded together in the Tamandua tetradactyla isolate mTamTet1 chromosome 14, mTamTet1.pri, whole genome shotgun sequence genome:
- the CMTM5 gene encoding CKLF-like MARVEL transmembrane domain-containing protein 5, whose amino-acid sequence MLSARNRPPEEGAAAGLQGFAVDKTFLSSLRGILLETELALTFIIFICFTASISAYMAAALLEFFVTLVFLFLYATQYYQRFDRLNWPCLDFLRCISAIVIFLVVSFAAVTSRDGAAIAAFVFGIILVSVFAYDAFKIYQTELGPRATQGDQQ is encoded by the exons ATGCTCAGCGCTCGGAACCGGCCCCCCGAGGAGGGGGCAGCTGCGGGACTCCAGGGTTTCGCCGTGGACAAGAccttcctctcttccctcagAGGCATCCTGCTGGAAACTGAGCTG GCCCTGACCTTCATCATCTTTATTTGCTTCACGGCCTCCATCTCTGCCTACATGGCCGCCGCCCTGCTCGAGTTCTTCGTCACCCTCGTCTTCCTCTTCCTGTACGCCACCCAGTACTACCAGCGCTTCGATCGGCTTAACTGGCCCTGTCTG GACTTTCTTCGCTGCATCAGTGCCATCGTCATCTTCCTGGTGGTCTCCTTTGCCGCTGTGACCTCCCGGGACGGAGCTGCCATCGCTGCTTTT GTTTTTGGCATCATCCTGGTCTCCGTCTTTGCCTACGATGCCTTCAAGATCTACCAGACTGAGCTGGGGCCCCGGGCCACCCAGG GCGACCAGCAGTGA